The Nocardioides zeae genome includes the window TGCGCGTCCTCGAGCGCGAGAAGGAGATCCCCTTCGACGTGCTCGTCGAGGCGATCGAGCAGGCCCTGCTGACGGCCTACCAGAAGTCCCCGGGCGCGAGCTCGCGGGCGCGGGTCGACCTCGACCGCAAGTCGGGCCGGGCCCGGGTGCTCGCGACGGAGCTCGACGACGAGGGCAACCCGGTGGGCGAGTTCGACGACACCCCCGCCGGCTTCGGCCGCATCGCGGCCACCACGGCGAAGCAGATCATGCTGCAGCGCCTGCGCGACGCCGAGGACGAGATCAAGTTCGGCGAGTTCTCCGGCCGCGAGGGCGACATCGTCTCCGGTGTCATCCAGCAGGGTCGCAACCCCGACGACGTGATGGTCGACCTCGGTCGGCTCGAGGCGCTGCTGCCGTCGGGCGAGCGGGTGCCGGGGGAGCGGTACGTGCACGGCGAGCGCATCAAGTGCTTCGTCGTCTCGGTCCGCAAGGGCATGCGCGGACCGCAGGTCACGCTCTCGCGGACGCACCCGCACCTCGTGACGAAGCTGTTCGCCCTCGAGGTGCCGGAGATCGCCGACGGCACCGTCGAGATCGCCGCCATCGCCCGCGAGGCCGGCCACCGGTCGAAGATCGCCGTGCGCACCACGGTGCCCGGCGTCAACGCCAAGGGTGCGTGCATCGGCCCCGTCGGGCAGCGCGTCCGCAACGTGATGTCCGAGCTCAACGGCGAGAAGATCGACATCGTCGACTGGGCCGACGACCCCGCCCGCCTCGTGGCGAACGCCCTGTCGCCCGCCCAGGTGACGAGCGTGACGGTCGTCGACGCGGCGGCACGCTCCGCCCGGGTGGTCGTGCCGGACTTCCAGCTGTCCCTCGCCATCGGCAAGGAGGGCCAGAACGCCCGTCTCGCCGCTCGGCTGACCGGCTGGCGCATCGACATCCGCTCCGACGAGGAGACGCCGGAGGATGCTCCGGAGGGGACGCCCGACGGCGTCCCCGGCTCCGAGGGCTGAGCCCCCCGGGCTCGCCCGGGCCTCCGCCGCTGCTCCCCGACGCGGTTTCGGTCCGGGACGGGCGGAGGAGTAGAGTGTGACGAGTGGCTCGCGGTCGGCATGCTGACGCGGGGATGGACGGTGCGCCCGACCCCCTCGAGGGATCGGGCCCGGTCCGGACCTGCATCGGGTGCCGACGACGGGCCGCGAAGAGCGAGTTGTTGCGGGTGACCGTGCGGCTCGGCGTCGACGGCCGTGAGGTCGTGGCGCCGGACCCGTCGGCGACCGCACCCGGGCGGGGCGCCCACCTGCACCCCGTGCGCGAGTGCTACGACCTCGCGGTCCGGCGAAAGGCCTTCTCCCGTGCCCTGCGGCGCGGAGGGCTGCCCGTCGACGCCGTGGCGGAGCACCTCGACACGCTCACCACCACCCCCTCGAGGAGTGGTGGCAGCACGACCTGACCGACCGACGAGGTCGCCCGACGTGGGTGACCGCGACCAGAAGCTGGAGCACGCAGCTCATGAGCACTCGATGAGTAACTCGCAATGAGTGTGCAACACCCACCAACGGTCTGAGACCCCCCGGAACCGGGTCGCAGGCCAGAAGGAGAAACGTGGCCAAGACCCGAGTTCACGAGCTCGCCAAGCAGTACGGCGTCGAGAGCAAGTTCGTTCTCGACAAGCTCAAGGAGATGGGGGAGTTCGTCAAGTCGGCTTCCTCGACGATCGAGCCGCCTGTCGAGATGCGGTTCAAGAAGCAGTTCGGCAACGAGCTGAAGACGGCCGGCGGTTCCGCCCCGGCCGCCCCCGCGCAGCCCACGGCCCGCCCGGCCGCACCGGGTCCCCGCCCCTCCGGCGGTGCCCCGGCGACCCCCGGCCCGCGTCCCGCGACGCCGGGCCCCCGCCCTGCGCCCAAGCCGGCGACGCCGGCCCCGGCTGCCCCTGCGGCTCCCGCCGCCCGTCCTGCGCAGCCCGCTCCCGCGGCGCCCGCGCAGCCGGCGGCTCCGGCCCAGCCCGCCCAGCCCGCCCAGCCCGCTGCCCGCCCGGCGGCGCGTCCTGCCCCGGCCCAGCCGTCGGCGCCGGCCGCGCGTGCCGGCGGTGCGGGTGCGCCCACGCCGGGTCGTCCCGGCCCGTCCGGTGGGGCTCCCTCCGGTGGTGCGCCGCGTCCCGGCCCGGCCGGTGGCGGTTCCCGTCCGGGTCCCAAGGGCCCCGGTCCGCGTCCCGTCGGTCGCCCCGGCTCGCCCCGTCCGGGCAACAACCCCTTCGCCTCCAACCAGGGCATGGGCCGTCGTCCCGCTGCTCCGGCTGCCGGTGGCGGCGCGCCTGCCGGTGCGGGCAACGACCAGCGGCCGCCGCGGCCGCCGGCCGCCCGTGAGGGCGGCGCTCCGGGTCGTCCGGGCATGCCCCGGCCCAACCCGGCGATGATGCCGAAGTCCCCGGCCGCGTTCGGCTCGGGCCCCGGCGCCCGTCCGGCCCCCGGCCGTGGCGGTCCCGGCGGTCGTCCCGGTGGTCCGGGTCGCCCCGGCGGTCCCGGTCGTCCGGGTGGCGCTCCCGGTGGCGGCGGTGCCCCGGGCCGTGGTCCCGGCGGGTACGGCGGCGGCCCCGGTGCCGGTCGTCCCGGCGGTGGCCGTCCCGGTCAGCGCGGTGGCACGCAGGGCGCCTTCGGTCGCCCCGGCGGCCCGTCGCGTCGTGGTCGCAAGAGCAAGCGCGCTCGGCGTCAGGAGTTCGAGGCCATGCAGGCCCCGACGCTCGGCGTCAAGGGCGTGCGCAAGGGCAACGGCGAGACGATCCGTCTCTCCCGTGGTGCCTCGCTGACGGACTTCGCCGACAAGATCGGTGTCGACGCGGCGCAGCTCGTGCAGATGCTCTTCCACCTGGGCGAGATGGTCACGGCCACCGAGTCGGTCAACGACGACGTGCTGCAGCTGCTCGGTGACGAGCTCAACTACGAGGTGCAGGTCGTCTCCCCCGAGGACGAGGACCGCGAGCTCCTCGAGTCGTTCGACCTCGAGTTCGGCAGCGACGAGGGCGACGAGGACGACCTGGTCGTCCGCCCGCCGGTCGTCACGGTCATGGGTCACGTCGACCACGGAAAGACCAAGCTGCTCGACGCGCTCCGCAACGCCAACGTGGTGGACAAGGAGGCCGGGGGCATCACGCAGCACATCGGTGCCTACCAGGTCGCCACGACGGTGGACGGCGCCGACCGTCGCATCACCCTCATCGACACCCCGGGTCACGAGGCGTTCACCGCCATGCGTGCCCGTGGTGCCCAGGCGACCGACATCGCGATCCTCGTGGTCGCGGCGGACGACGGCGTGATGCCGCAGACGGTGGAGGCGTTCAACCACGCCAAGGCCGCCGGCGTGCCGATCGTGGTCGCGGTCAACAAGATCGACAAGCCGGACGCCGACCCGACCAAGGTCCGCGGCCAGCTGACGGAGTACGGCCTCGTGCCCGAGGAGTACGGCGGCGACACGATGTTCGTCGACGTCTCGGCCAAGGCGGGCCTCAACCTCGAGGGTCTCCTCGAGGCCGTCATCCTCACGGCTGACGCCTCGCTCGACCTGCGGGCGAACCCGACGCAGGACGCGCAGGGCCTCGTGGTCGAGGCGCACCTCGACCGCGGTCGCGGCCCCGTGGCCACGGTCCTCGTGCAGCGCGGAACGCTCCGCGTGGGCGACTCGATCGTCGCCGGTCCGGCCTACGGCCGCGTCCGGGCGATGCTCGACGAGCACGGCAACGAGCTCACCGAGGTCGACCCCGCCCGTCCGGCGATGGTC containing:
- the nusA gene encoding transcription termination factor NusA translates to MDIDMSLLRVLEREKEIPFDVLVEAIEQALLTAYQKSPGASSRARVDLDRKSGRARVLATELDDEGNPVGEFDDTPAGFGRIAATTAKQIMLQRLRDAEDEIKFGEFSGREGDIVSGVIQQGRNPDDVMVDLGRLEALLPSGERVPGERYVHGERIKCFVVSVRKGMRGPQVTLSRTHPHLVTKLFALEVPEIADGTVEIAAIAREAGHRSKIAVRTTVPGVNAKGACIGPVGQRVRNVMSELNGEKIDIVDWADDPARLVANALSPAQVTSVTVVDAAARSARVVVPDFQLSLAIGKEGQNARLAARLTGWRIDIRSDEETPEDAPEGTPDGVPGSEG
- a CDS encoding YlxR family protein; protein product: MDGAPDPLEGSGPVRTCIGCRRRAAKSELLRVTVRLGVDGREVVAPDPSATAPGRGAHLHPVRECYDLAVRRKAFSRALRRGGLPVDAVAEHLDTLTTTPSRSGGSTT
- the infB gene encoding translation initiation factor IF-2 → MAKTRVHELAKQYGVESKFVLDKLKEMGEFVKSASSTIEPPVEMRFKKQFGNELKTAGGSAPAAPAQPTARPAAPGPRPSGGAPATPGPRPATPGPRPAPKPATPAPAAPAAPAARPAQPAPAAPAQPAAPAQPAQPAQPAARPAARPAPAQPSAPAARAGGAGAPTPGRPGPSGGAPSGGAPRPGPAGGGSRPGPKGPGPRPVGRPGSPRPGNNPFASNQGMGRRPAAPAAGGGAPAGAGNDQRPPRPPAAREGGAPGRPGMPRPNPAMMPKSPAAFGSGPGARPAPGRGGPGGRPGGPGRPGGPGRPGGAPGGGGAPGRGPGGYGGGPGAGRPGGGRPGQRGGTQGAFGRPGGPSRRGRKSKRARRQEFEAMQAPTLGVKGVRKGNGETIRLSRGASLTDFADKIGVDAAQLVQMLFHLGEMVTATESVNDDVLQLLGDELNYEVQVVSPEDEDRELLESFDLEFGSDEGDEDDLVVRPPVVTVMGHVDHGKTKLLDALRNANVVDKEAGGITQHIGAYQVATTVDGADRRITLIDTPGHEAFTAMRARGAQATDIAILVVAADDGVMPQTVEAFNHAKAAGVPIVVAVNKIDKPDADPTKVRGQLTEYGLVPEEYGGDTMFVDVSAKAGLNLEGLLEAVILTADASLDLRANPTQDAQGLVVEAHLDRGRGPVATVLVQRGTLRVGDSIVAGPAYGRVRAMLDEHGNELTEVDPARPAMVLGLSAVPGAGQNFIVVEDDRMARQIAEKREARERAALQAKRRVRRTLEDFMASMEKGESQELNLILKGDVSGSVEALEDALAKIDVGDEVNLRVIDRGVGAITETNVDLAAASDAIIIGFNVRPQGKATEMADKEGVEIRYYSVIYQAIEEIEAALKGMLKPEYEEHTLGQAEIRAIFRSSRIGNIAGCMVTSGSIRRNAKVRVLRDSKVVADNLDLASLKREKDDASEVREGFECGLVLRNFQDIKEGDIVEAFELREIPRG